In Sporichthya polymorpha DSM 43042, a genomic segment contains:
- the gnd gene encoding phosphogluconate dehydrogenase (NAD(+)-dependent, decarboxylating) — MQIGMVGLGRMGGNMSERLRAAGHEVVGFDHDATKSDVGDLKALVDALAAPRAVWVMVPHGSPTTATVHTLAELLSPGDVVIDGGNSRWTDDLEHANHLGDRGIGFVDVGVSGGVWGRTNGYALMVGGADPDVERLMPIFAALKPEGEFGFVHAGGVGAGHFTKMVHNGIEYGLMQAYAEGYELLAASDVVTDVPAVIKSWRKGTVIQSWLLDLLDRALEADDDLSELRGYAQDSGEGRWTVEAAIDHAVPLPVITAALFARFGSRQDDSPAMKVIAALRNQFGGHAVTSAAGSVEKGADAPGADVTPPVG, encoded by the coding sequence ATGCAGATCGGGATGGTCGGGCTGGGCCGCATGGGCGGCAACATGTCCGAGCGGCTTCGCGCCGCCGGGCACGAGGTCGTGGGATTCGATCACGACGCGACCAAGTCCGACGTCGGGGACCTGAAGGCGCTGGTCGACGCGCTGGCCGCGCCCCGCGCGGTGTGGGTGATGGTCCCGCACGGCAGCCCGACGACCGCCACCGTCCACACGCTCGCCGAGCTGCTCTCCCCCGGCGACGTCGTGATCGACGGCGGCAACTCCCGCTGGACCGACGACCTCGAGCACGCGAACCACCTCGGCGACCGCGGCATCGGGTTCGTCGACGTGGGTGTCTCCGGCGGTGTGTGGGGCCGGACCAACGGCTACGCGCTGATGGTCGGCGGCGCCGACCCGGACGTCGAGCGGCTGATGCCGATCTTCGCCGCGCTCAAGCCCGAGGGCGAGTTCGGATTCGTCCACGCCGGCGGGGTCGGCGCGGGTCACTTCACGAAGATGGTCCACAACGGCATCGAGTACGGCCTGATGCAGGCCTACGCCGAGGGCTACGAGCTGCTCGCCGCGTCCGACGTCGTCACCGACGTCCCCGCGGTGATCAAGTCCTGGCGCAAGGGCACGGTCATCCAGTCCTGGCTGCTCGACCTGCTCGACCGGGCGCTCGAGGCGGACGACGACCTCTCCGAGCTGCGCGGCTACGCGCAGGACTCCGGCGAGGGCCGCTGGACCGTCGAGGCCGCGATCGACCACGCCGTCCCGCTGCCCGTGATCACCGCCGCGCTGTTCGCGCGGTTCGGGTCGCGGCAGGACGACTCCCCCGCGATGAAGGTGATCGCCGCGCTGCGCAACCAGTTCGGCGGCCACGCGGTCACCTCGGCCGCCGGCTCGGTCGAGAAGGGCGCCGACGCGCCCGGCGCGGACGTCACTCCGCCGGTCGGCTGA
- the recF gene encoding DNA replication/repair protein RecF (All proteins in this family for which functions are known are DNA-binding proteins that assist the filamentation of RecA onto DNA for the initiation of recombination or recombinational repair.) produces the protein MYLDSLALTDFRSYAAAEIELVPGACAFIGFNGQGKTNLVEAIGYLATLGSHRAAGDAPLVRLGAERAIVRAGIVRDDRRALVELEIRPGRTNRARINRADVPRPREVLGLLRTVLFAPEDLAIVKGDPSERRRFLDELLTVQSPRMAGVRADYDRVLKQRNALLKTAGATVRSGKGDLRTLEVWDSHLATAGADLLAARLRLVAALEPLVAKAYDEVSSGGGPATMSYKSSLGPEIELGADRDLLSAQLLEAISAARSQELDRGISLVGPHRDDLVLNLGPLPARGYASHGESWSYALALRLASYELLRETGASGMDPVLILDDVFAELDAQRRARLAELVGRAEQVLITAAVPGDVPEELSGARYDVMAGEVRRVC, from the coding sequence GTGTACCTCGATTCGCTGGCGTTGACGGACTTCCGGTCCTACGCCGCCGCGGAGATCGAGTTGGTGCCCGGCGCCTGCGCGTTCATCGGGTTCAACGGCCAGGGAAAGACAAATCTGGTCGAGGCGATCGGCTATCTCGCCACCCTCGGCAGCCACCGCGCCGCCGGCGACGCGCCGCTGGTGCGCCTCGGTGCGGAGCGCGCCATCGTGCGGGCGGGGATCGTCCGGGACGACCGCCGTGCGCTGGTCGAACTGGAGATTCGCCCGGGCAGGACGAACCGGGCCCGGATCAACCGCGCGGACGTGCCGCGCCCCCGTGAGGTGCTCGGCCTGCTGCGCACCGTGTTGTTCGCCCCCGAGGACCTGGCGATCGTCAAGGGCGACCCCTCCGAACGGCGTCGGTTCCTCGACGAACTGCTCACCGTGCAGTCCCCGCGCATGGCCGGCGTCCGGGCGGACTACGACCGGGTCCTCAAGCAGCGGAACGCGCTGCTCAAGACCGCCGGCGCGACCGTGCGCTCGGGCAAGGGCGACCTGCGGACGCTCGAGGTGTGGGACTCGCACCTCGCGACCGCCGGCGCCGACCTGCTCGCCGCCCGCTTGCGGCTGGTCGCGGCGCTCGAGCCGCTGGTCGCGAAGGCCTACGACGAGGTCAGCTCGGGCGGGGGGCCCGCGACCATGAGTTACAAGAGTTCGCTCGGCCCGGAGATCGAGCTCGGCGCCGACCGGGATCTGCTCTCCGCCCAGCTGCTCGAGGCGATCTCCGCGGCGCGGTCGCAGGAGCTCGACCGGGGGATCTCGCTGGTCGGACCGCACCGCGACGACCTCGTGCTCAACCTCGGCCCGCTCCCCGCGCGCGGCTACGCGAGCCACGGGGAGTCGTGGTCGTACGCGCTCGCGCTGCGCCTGGCGTCCTACGAACTGCTGCGCGAGACCGGGGCGTCCGGGATGGACCCGGTTCTGATCCTCGATGACGTGTTCGCCGAGCTCGACGCGCAGCGGCGCGCGCGCCTCGCCGAGCTCGTCGGCCGTGCGGAGCAGGTGCTGATCACCGCCGCGGTGCCCGGCGACGTCCCCGAGGAGCTCTCCGGCGCCCGGTACGACGTGATGGCCGGCGAGGTGCGCCGTGTCTGCTGA
- the dnaN gene encoding DNA polymerase III subunit beta: MKFRVERDVLAEAVAWTARSLPVRPPVAVLAGLMLSADENGLALSGFDYEVSARAEVSADISAEGRALVSGRLLADICKSLPNKPVDLAVEGTKVNLVCGSARFSLLTLPVEDYPTLPDMPTRSGTVPADVFAHAVAQVAVAAGRDDTLPILTGIRIEIEGDTVTLAATDRYRLAIREFAWKPEQPGTSAQALVPAKTLADTAKSMNGEVELALSAGAAGEGLVGLASSGRRTTSRLLEGDFPKYRSLLPSESLSYATVETAPFLEAVRRVSLVAERNTPVRLSFAAGELVLEAGSGDEASASEALEARLDGPDIAIAFNPTYLLDGLGALDTSHARLAFTTSTKPAVITGSTGDGGAESSEYRHLLMPVRLSG, from the coding sequence GTGAAATTCCGGGTCGAACGTGACGTTCTGGCCGAGGCGGTCGCGTGGACCGCCCGGAGTCTTCCGGTCCGTCCGCCGGTGGCGGTCCTGGCCGGCCTGATGTTGTCGGCGGACGAGAACGGGCTGGCGTTGTCCGGCTTCGACTACGAGGTGTCCGCCCGGGCCGAGGTCTCGGCCGACATCTCCGCCGAGGGTCGGGCGCTCGTGTCCGGCCGGTTGCTGGCCGACATCTGCAAGAGCCTGCCCAACAAGCCGGTCGATCTCGCCGTCGAGGGCACGAAGGTCAACCTTGTCTGCGGCAGCGCGCGATTCAGCCTGCTGACGCTCCCGGTCGAGGACTACCCGACGCTGCCGGACATGCCGACCCGCTCCGGCACGGTGCCGGCCGACGTGTTCGCGCACGCGGTCGCCCAGGTCGCGGTCGCGGCCGGCCGGGACGACACGCTTCCGATCCTCACCGGCATCCGGATCGAGATCGAGGGCGACACGGTGACCCTCGCGGCCACCGACCGCTACCGCCTGGCGATCCGCGAGTTTGCGTGGAAGCCGGAGCAGCCCGGCACCTCCGCACAGGCGCTGGTCCCGGCCAAGACGCTGGCCGACACGGCCAAGTCGATGAACGGCGAGGTCGAACTCGCGCTCTCGGCCGGCGCCGCCGGTGAGGGTCTGGTCGGTCTGGCCAGCAGCGGTCGGCGCACCACGTCGCGCCTGCTCGAGGGGGATTTCCCCAAGTACCGGTCGCTGCTGCCGTCGGAGTCGCTCTCGTACGCGACCGTCGAGACCGCCCCGTTCCTCGAGGCCGTCCGTCGCGTGTCGCTGGTCGCCGAACGGAACACCCCGGTCCGCTTGTCGTTCGCCGCCGGCGAGCTGGTGCTCGAGGCGGGTTCGGGTGACGAGGCGTCGGCGTCCGAGGCGCTCGAGGCGCGCCTGGACGGGCCGGACATCGCGATCGCGTTCAACCCGACCTACCTGCTCGACGGTCTGGGCGCGCTCGACACCTCCCACGCCCGGCTCGCGTTCACCACCTCGACCAAGCCGGCCGTCATCACCGGCTCCACCGGCGACGGAGGCGCGGAGAGCAGCGAGTACCGTCACCTGCTCATGCCGGTCCGTCTCTCCGGGTAA
- a CDS encoding DUF3566 domain-containing protein: MSSKEGRGGLSRFGIGRGGSDADKNGGDDGASESKSESKKSKVEAKAATVTADKRKTEPEIVAAPAVTDGEVLTPAEPVSVPASANGSASAPVNASASANGGSSGSSAPAKTASAVVDAPPAKPVKKVPLAPSRAGSAREKAEPLKSDAPIPRSRLGRTKSSDALRAPRVRRARLKIANIDPWSVMKVSFLFSVALGVILLVAVALLWLLLDFMGFFSTVASTVDDISGEEGSSGFDVVAFFSLPRVLGMATIVALVDIVMITALTTLAAYLYNISTDLVGGVEVTLAEEE; the protein is encoded by the coding sequence ATGAGCTCGAAGGAAGGCCGCGGGGGTCTGTCCCGCTTCGGCATCGGACGGGGTGGGTCCGACGCCGACAAGAACGGCGGGGACGACGGCGCTTCCGAGTCCAAGTCCGAGTCCAAGAAGTCGAAGGTCGAGGCGAAGGCCGCGACGGTGACTGCCGACAAGCGCAAGACCGAGCCCGAGATCGTGGCCGCTCCGGCCGTCACCGACGGTGAGGTCCTGACGCCGGCGGAGCCGGTCAGCGTCCCGGCCTCGGCGAACGGCAGCGCGAGCGCGCCGGTCAACGCCTCGGCGTCCGCCAATGGCGGTTCGTCCGGTTCGTCCGCGCCGGCGAAGACCGCGTCCGCCGTGGTGGACGCGCCCCCGGCGAAGCCGGTCAAGAAGGTCCCGCTCGCCCCCTCCCGCGCCGGCTCTGCGCGCGAGAAGGCGGAGCCGCTGAAGTCTGATGCCCCGATCCCCCGCTCGCGGCTCGGCCGGACCAAGAGCAGCGACGCGCTCCGCGCCCCGCGCGTGCGCCGCGCTCGCCTGAAGATCGCCAACATCGACCCGTGGTCGGTGATGAAGGTCTCGTTCCTGTTCTCGGTCGCGCTCGGCGTGATCCTGCTTGTCGCGGTCGCCCTGCTCTGGCTGCTGCTGGACTTCATGGGCTTCTTCTCGACCGTCGCGAGCACCGTCGACGACATCAGCGGCGAGGAGGGCTCGTCCGGCTTCGACGTCGTCGCGTTCTTCTCCCTGCCCCGCGTGCTGGGCATGGCCACGATCGTGGCGCTGGTCGACATCGTCATGATCACGGCCCTCACCACGCTGGCCGCGTACCTGTACAACATCTCCACCGACCTTGTCGGCGGCGTCGAGGTCACCCTCGCCGAAGAGGAGTAG
- a CDS encoding DUF721 domain-containing protein — protein sequence MSADVPVSPESPDPPAGLPPGARAGTSGIDLARAALAEARAAARERARTPGARSAPRRAERRTGGSRDPQLISDALAGLIAERGWEVPAAMGNAMDRWAEIVGSDIAAHAEPVSYEDSVLIVRASSTAWATQLRLLAPDIVRRLNTELGHGSVLRIDVKGPTGPSWRKGRLRVQDGRGPRDTYG from the coding sequence GTGTCTGCTGACGTGCCGGTCTCCCCCGAATCCCCGGACCCGCCGGCCGGGCTCCCTCCCGGCGCCCGCGCCGGGACGTCGGGCATCGACCTGGCCCGGGCCGCGCTCGCGGAGGCGCGCGCCGCCGCGCGGGAGCGGGCGCGCACCCCGGGTGCGCGCAGCGCACCCCGCCGGGCCGAGCGCCGGACGGGTGGGTCGCGCGATCCCCAGCTGATCTCCGACGCGCTCGCCGGCCTGATCGCCGAACGCGGCTGGGAGGTCCCCGCCGCGATGGGCAACGCGATGGATCGCTGGGCCGAGATCGTGGGCTCGGACATCGCGGCCCACGCCGAACCGGTCTCCTACGAGGATTCCGTGCTGATCGTCCGGGCGTCGTCCACAGCCTGGGCGACCCAGTTGCGCCTGCTCGCGCCCGACATCGTGCGGCGCCTGAACACGGAGCTCGGGCACGGCTCCGTGCTGCGGATCGACGTCAAGGGTCCCACCGGTCCCAGCTGGCGCAAGGGCCGCTTGCGGGTCCAGGACGGGCGCGGTCCACGGGACACCTACGGCTGA
- the gyrA gene encoding DNA gyrase subunit A yields the protein MQRSYLDYAMSVIVGRALPDVRDGLKPVHRRVLYAMYDGGYRPDRGYNKCARVVGDVMGNYHPHGDSAIYDALVRLAQPWSMRMPLVDGNGNFGSPGNDPAAAMRYTECRLAPLAMEMLRDIDEETVDFSDNYDGRQQEPDVLPARFPNLLVNGSAGIAVGMATNIPPHNLREVAAGVQWYLENFEVSKEELLEALLERVKGPDFPTGAQIIGLRGIQDAYRTGRGSVTMRAVVEVEENAKGRTQLVVTALPYQVNPDNLATKIAELVNDGKLQGIAELNDETSARTGQRLVIVLKRDAVAQVVLNNLYKHTQLQDTFGCNMLALVDGVPRTLSLDAFVRHWVAHQIEVIVRRTQYRLRKAEERAHILRALLKALDALDEVIALIRRSPTVEEARTGLMALLEIDELQATAILDMQLRRLAALERQKIIDEYDELMARIAEYNAILASPEKQRQIISEELAATVEKYGDERRTEILPWEGEVSMEDLIAEEDVVVTITRGGYAKRTSTALYREQKRGGKGVRGASLRQDDIVEHFFVTTTHHWILFFTNKGRVYRTKAYQLPDAGRDAKGMHVANLLAFQPDESIAQVVYLRDYSVAPYLVLATRSGQVKKTALAEYDSPRQGGVIAINLREDDEVIGAVLVSPTDDLLLVSRQAMSIRFTADDTALRPMGRATGGVRGMALREGDSLLSMALVRPDSDLVVATANGFIKRTACDEYRIQGRGGFGTLAAKTTDERGELVGAQVVTEGEQLFAITSNGGVIRTVITSTDPRRTGRATMGVRLINVADGDSVVAIARNAEASDEDSETGTEEDSDSVSMPTADDSGGDDQGGSGGGADDRED from the coding sequence ATGCAGCGCTCCTACCTCGACTACGCGATGAGCGTGATCGTGGGGCGCGCGCTCCCGGACGTCCGCGACGGCCTCAAGCCGGTGCACCGCCGCGTGCTCTACGCGATGTACGACGGCGGGTACCGACCGGACCGTGGTTACAACAAGTGCGCCCGTGTCGTCGGCGACGTCATGGGCAACTACCACCCGCACGGTGACTCGGCGATCTACGACGCTCTCGTGCGTCTGGCGCAGCCGTGGTCGATGCGGATGCCGCTGGTCGACGGCAACGGCAACTTCGGTTCGCCGGGCAACGACCCCGCGGCCGCGATGCGGTACACCGAGTGCCGCCTTGCCCCGTTGGCGATGGAGATGCTCCGGGACATCGACGAGGAGACCGTCGACTTCTCGGACAACTACGACGGGCGCCAGCAGGAGCCCGACGTCCTGCCGGCCCGGTTCCCGAACCTGCTCGTCAACGGCAGCGCCGGCATCGCCGTCGGCATGGCGACGAACATCCCGCCGCACAACCTCCGCGAGGTCGCGGCCGGCGTGCAGTGGTACCTCGAGAACTTCGAGGTCTCGAAGGAGGAACTCCTCGAGGCGCTGCTCGAGCGGGTCAAGGGCCCGGACTTCCCGACGGGTGCTCAGATCATCGGGCTGCGCGGTATCCAGGACGCGTACCGCACCGGCCGCGGCTCGGTCACGATGCGGGCCGTCGTCGAGGTCGAGGAGAACGCCAAGGGGCGCACGCAGCTCGTCGTCACCGCGCTGCCGTACCAGGTCAACCCGGACAACCTCGCGACGAAGATCGCCGAGCTCGTCAACGACGGCAAGCTGCAGGGCATCGCCGAGCTGAACGACGAGACCTCGGCCCGCACCGGCCAGCGCCTGGTCATCGTCCTCAAGCGCGACGCCGTCGCGCAGGTCGTGCTGAACAACCTCTACAAGCACACCCAGCTGCAGGACACCTTCGGCTGCAACATGCTTGCGCTCGTCGACGGCGTGCCCCGCACGCTCAGCCTCGACGCGTTCGTGCGGCACTGGGTGGCGCACCAGATCGAGGTCATCGTCCGGCGGACGCAGTACCGCCTGCGCAAGGCCGAGGAGCGCGCCCACATCCTGCGCGCGCTGCTCAAGGCGCTCGACGCCCTCGACGAGGTCATCGCGCTCATCCGGCGCAGCCCCACCGTCGAGGAGGCGCGCACCGGCCTCATGGCGCTGCTCGAGATCGACGAGCTCCAGGCGACCGCGATTCTCGACATGCAGCTGCGCCGCCTCGCGGCCCTCGAGCGGCAGAAGATCATCGACGAGTACGACGAGCTGATGGCGCGCATCGCCGAGTACAACGCGATCCTCGCCTCGCCGGAGAAGCAGCGTCAGATCATCTCCGAGGAGCTCGCCGCCACGGTCGAGAAGTACGGCGACGAGCGCCGCACCGAGATCCTGCCCTGGGAGGGCGAGGTCTCGATGGAGGACCTCATCGCCGAGGAGGACGTGGTCGTCACGATCACGCGCGGCGGCTACGCCAAGCGGACCTCCACGGCGCTGTACCGCGAGCAGAAGCGCGGCGGGAAGGGCGTCCGTGGGGCCTCGCTCCGTCAGGACGACATCGTCGAGCACTTCTTCGTGACGACGACTCACCACTGGATCCTGTTCTTCACGAACAAGGGGCGGGTGTACCGGACAAAGGCGTACCAACTGCCCGATGCCGGGCGGGACGCCAAGGGCATGCACGTCGCGAACCTGCTCGCGTTCCAGCCGGACGAGTCCATCGCGCAGGTCGTCTACCTCCGTGACTACTCGGTGGCGCCGTACCTGGTGCTGGCCACGCGCAGCGGTCAGGTGAAGAAGACGGCGCTCGCCGAGTACGACTCCCCGCGGCAGGGCGGTGTCATCGCCATCAACCTCCGTGAGGACGACGAGGTCATCGGCGCGGTGCTGGTCTCCCCCACCGACGACCTGCTGCTCGTCAGCCGGCAGGCGATGTCGATCCGGTTCACGGCGGACGACACCGCGCTGCGCCCGATGGGCCGCGCGACCGGCGGTGTCCGCGGCATGGCGCTGCGGGAGGGCGACAGCCTGCTCTCGATGGCGCTGGTGCGGCCCGACTCCGACCTCGTGGTGGCTACTGCGAACGGGTTCATCAAGCGGACCGCCTGCGACGAGTACCGGATCCAGGGTCGCGGCGGCTTCGGCACCTTGGCCGCGAAGACAACGGACGAGCGTGGCGAACTCGTGGGTGCCCAGGTCGTGACCGAAGGCGAGCAGCTTTTTGCCATCACTTCGAACGGCGGAGTCATCCGAACGGTTATTACAAGTACTGATCCTCGGCGTACCGGTCGTGCCACCATGGGCGTACGGCTGATCAATGTGGCCGACGGTGACAGTGTCGTAGCGATCGCGCGCAACGCGGAGGCCTCGGACGAGGACTCCGAAACCGGGACGGAAGAAGATTCCGATTCGGTGTCGATGCCCACGGCGGACGACAGTGGCGGGGATGATCAGGGCGGCTCCGGGGGAGGCGCCGACGATCGGGAGGACTGA
- the gyrB gene encoding DNA topoisomerase (ATP-hydrolyzing) subunit B: MADPNSGPTPAAESSAQPNNNGELRSYDASAIQVLEGLEAVRKRPGMYIGSTGERGLHHLVYEVVDNSVDEALAGFCDQVDVTILADGGVRVVDNGRGIPVDEHPVEKKPAVEVVLTVLHAGGKFGGGGYAVSGGLHGVGVSVVNALSSRVEVEIHRDGYVWRQAYRRGVPEAPLAKGETTDRTGTAVTFWADSEVFETTNYTFETLRRRFEEMAFLNKGLTISLTDERAVELEDETIEQTEPAHARSVRYMYPGGIVDYVRHLNDAKGEHHKTILSFEAEDTERHMALEIAMQWNTTFNESVFTFANTINTHEGGTHEEGFRSSLTSLVNKFGREWKILKDKDPNLTGEDIREGLTAIVSIKLSEPQFEGQTKTKLGNTEARTFVQTVLNDRLGQWFEQNPEEGKIIARKAIDAATARMAARKARDLARGRKGLLTGGGMPGKLRDCQSREPEKCELYIVEGDSAGGSAVGGRDPMTQAILPIRGKILNVEKARIDRVLQNTEVQAIITALGTGIHDEFDINKLRYHKIILMADADVDGQHIRTLLLTLLFRFMKPLVEAGHVYLAQPPLYKIKWPGGKSNVEYAYSDRERDALLRVGAEAGKKIPKEDGIQRFKGLGEMPAQELWDTTMDPATRILLQVTLDEAALADELFSILMGEDVESRRSFIQRNAKDVRFLDI, encoded by the coding sequence ATCGCAGATCCGAACTCCGGCCCGACCCCCGCGGCAGAGTCGTCGGCCCAGCCGAACAACAACGGCGAACTGCGCTCCTACGACGCCAGCGCGATCCAGGTCCTCGAGGGTCTCGAGGCGGTCCGCAAGCGCCCCGGCATGTACATCGGGTCCACCGGCGAGCGCGGTCTCCACCACCTGGTGTACGAGGTTGTGGACAACTCTGTGGACGAGGCGCTGGCCGGGTTCTGCGACCAGGTCGACGTCACGATCCTGGCCGACGGCGGCGTCCGCGTCGTCGACAACGGCCGGGGCATCCCGGTCGACGAGCACCCGGTCGAGAAGAAGCCGGCCGTCGAGGTCGTCCTCACCGTCCTGCACGCCGGCGGCAAGTTCGGCGGCGGCGGGTACGCGGTCTCCGGTGGTCTCCACGGTGTCGGTGTCTCCGTGGTGAACGCGCTGTCGTCCCGGGTCGAGGTCGAGATCCACCGCGACGGGTACGTCTGGCGTCAGGCCTACCGCCGCGGCGTGCCCGAGGCCCCGCTCGCCAAGGGTGAGACGACCGACCGCACCGGCACGGCCGTCACCTTCTGGGCCGACTCGGAGGTCTTCGAGACCACGAACTACACGTTCGAGACGCTGCGTCGACGGTTCGAGGAGATGGCCTTCCTCAACAAGGGCCTGACGATCTCCCTCACCGACGAGCGCGCGGTCGAACTCGAGGACGAGACCATCGAGCAGACCGAGCCCGCCCACGCGCGGTCGGTCCGCTACATGTACCCCGGCGGCATCGTCGACTACGTCCGCCACCTCAACGACGCCAAGGGCGAGCACCACAAGACGATCCTGTCGTTCGAGGCCGAGGACACCGAGCGGCACATGGCGCTCGAGATCGCGATGCAGTGGAACACCACGTTCAACGAGTCGGTGTTCACCTTCGCGAACACGATCAACACCCACGAGGGCGGCACCCACGAGGAGGGCTTCCGCTCCTCGCTCACGTCGCTGGTCAACAAGTTCGGCCGCGAGTGGAAGATCCTCAAGGACAAGGACCCGAACCTCACCGGTGAGGACATCCGCGAGGGCCTGACCGCGATCGTCTCGATCAAGCTGTCGGAGCCTCAGTTCGAGGGTCAGACCAAGACGAAGCTCGGCAACACCGAGGCGCGCACCTTCGTGCAGACCGTCCTCAACGACCGGCTCGGTCAGTGGTTCGAGCAGAACCCGGAAGAGGGCAAGATCATCGCCCGCAAGGCGATCGATGCCGCGACCGCGCGCATGGCGGCGCGCAAGGCGCGCGACCTCGCGCGCGGGCGAAAGGGCCTGCTCACCGGTGGCGGCATGCCAGGCAAGCTGAGGGACTGTCAGTCACGCGAGCCGGAGAAGTGCGAGCTCTACATCGTCGAGGGTGACTCGGCCGGCGGCTCCGCGGTCGGTGGCCGCGACCCGATGACGCAGGCGATCCTGCCGATCCGCGGCAAGATCCTTAACGTCGAGAAGGCGCGCATCGACCGCGTCCTCCAGAACACCGAGGTCCAGGCGATCATCACGGCCCTGGGCACCGGTATTCACGACGAGTTCGACATCAACAAGCTCCGGTACCACAAGATCATCCTGATGGCCGACGCCGACGTCGACGGCCAGCACATCCGGACGCTGCTGCTGACGCTGCTCTTCCGCTTCATGAAGCCGCTCGTCGAGGCCGGCCACGTGTACCTCGCGCAGCCGCCGCTCTACAAGATCAAGTGGCCCGGCGGGAAGTCGAACGTCGAGTACGCCTATTCCGACCGCGAGCGCGACGCGCTGCTGCGGGTCGGCGCCGAGGCCGGCAAGAAGATCCCGAAGGAAGACGGCATCCAGCGCTTCAAGGGTCTCGGTGAGATGCCGGCGCAGGAGCTGTGGGACACCACCATGGACCCGGCCACCCGGATCCTGCTCCAGGTCACGCTCGACGAGGCCGCTCTGGCCGACGAGTTGTTCTCGATCCTGATGGGCGAGGACGTCGAGTCCCGCCGCAGCTTCATCCAGCGCAACGCGAAGGACGTGCGATTCCTTGACATCTGA